The following proteins are co-located in the Trichormus variabilis 0441 genome:
- the nifB gene encoding nitrogenase cofactor biosynthesis protein NifB, protein MTPPPTGLLTSATPQTKTQPKSNSCGCSSKTDTTTGLDEKIKARIEKHPCYSEEAHHHYARMHVAVAPACNIQCNYCNRKYDCANESRPGVVSELLTPEEAAHKVLVIAGKIPQMTVLGIAGPGDPLANPEKTFRTFELIAEKAPDIKLCLSTNGLMLPDYVDRIKQLNIDHVTITINMVDPEIGTKIYPWVHYRRKRYKGIEAAQILHEKQMEGLQALQEADILCKVNSVMIPGINDEHLVEVNQVIRSKGAFLHNIMPLISAPEHGTHFGLTGQRGPTAKELKQIQDNCAGNMKMMRHCRQCRADAVGLLGEDRSQEFTKEKFMEMAPEYNLEQRQTVHAGIEKSQKEIQVVKEKVVETLQTTSFNNSPKILVAVATKGGGLVNQHFGHAKEFMIYEVDGKSAKFVSHRKIDHYCQSGYGEEATLDNIIHAISDCQAVLVSKIGNCPQEQLLKAGLQTVEAYDVIEKVALEFYEKWILEARD, encoded by the coding sequence ATGACACCACCACCTACAGGACTTCTAACATCTGCCACTCCACAAACAAAAACTCAACCCAAATCTAATAGTTGTGGTTGTAGCAGCAAAACAGATACAACAACTGGTTTAGATGAGAAAATCAAGGCGCGGATTGAAAAACATCCTTGTTATAGCGAAGAAGCACACCACCACTATGCACGGATGCACGTTGCTGTAGCACCAGCTTGCAACATCCAATGCAACTATTGTAATCGCAAGTATGACTGTGCAAATGAAAGCCGTCCTGGTGTAGTTAGTGAATTACTCACACCAGAAGAAGCAGCGCACAAAGTCCTGGTGATTGCTGGCAAAATTCCCCAAATGACTGTATTGGGAATTGCCGGGCCTGGAGACCCCCTAGCGAACCCTGAAAAGACTTTCCGCACCTTTGAGTTAATTGCCGAGAAAGCACCAGATATCAAACTTTGCCTGTCAACCAACGGATTAATGCTTCCCGATTACGTCGATCGCATTAAACAACTCAACATTGATCACGTCACCATTACTATTAATATGGTAGACCCAGAAATCGGCACAAAGATTTATCCTTGGGTTCACTATAGGCGCAAACGCTACAAAGGCATAGAAGCTGCTCAGATTCTGCACGAAAAGCAGATGGAAGGATTGCAAGCCCTCCAAGAAGCAGACATTCTCTGCAAAGTTAACTCGGTCATGATTCCGGGAATAAATGACGAACACTTAGTAGAAGTTAATCAAGTCATCCGTTCCAAAGGTGCATTCCTGCACAACATCATGCCCCTAATTTCCGCCCCAGAACATGGTACTCACTTCGGTTTGACTGGTCAACGCGGCCCCACAGCTAAAGAACTGAAGCAAATACAAGATAACTGTGCTGGCAATATGAAAATGATGCGCCACTGTCGCCAGTGCCGCGCGGATGCGGTAGGGTTATTAGGTGAAGACCGCAGTCAAGAATTTACTAAAGAAAAATTCATGGAAATGGCTCCAGAGTACAACTTGGAGCAACGCCAAACAGTTCATGCAGGTATTGAAAAATCCCAAAAAGAAATCCAAGTCGTCAAAGAAAAAGTAGTAGAGACATTACAGACAACATCTTTCAACAATAGTCCTAAAATTCTAGTTGCAGTCGCTACTAAAGGCGGTGGCTTAGTTAACCAACACTTTGGTCATGCTAAAGAGTTCATGATTTACGAAGTAGATGGTAAAAGTGCTAAATTTGTCAGCCATCGCAAGATTGACCATTATTGCCAAAGTGGATACGGAGAAGAAGCCACTCTCGACAACATTATTCATGCTATCTCTGATTGCCAAGCCGTTTTAGTCTCGAAAATTGGTAACTGTCCTCAAGAACAATTACTCAAGGCTGGTTTACAAACAGTTGAGGCTTACGACGTGATTGAAAAGGTGGCTTTGGAATTTTACGAGAAATGGATTCTAGAGGCTAGGGACTAG
- the nifS gene encoding cysteine desulfurase NifS — MSVIYLDNNATTQVDAEVLAAMLPYLTEFYGNPSSMHTFGGQVGKAVQQARGQVAFLLGAEESEIIFTSCGTEGNNAAIKAALAAQPEKRHIITTQVEHAAIINVCKQLEKQGYKVTYLSVDSQGQIDLLELEAALTGDTALVSTMYANNETGVVFPIEQIGLRAKDAGAIFHVDAVQAVGKVPLNLKTSSIDMLTLSGHKLHAPKGIGALYIRRGVRFRPLLVGGHQERGRRAGTENVPGMIALGKAAELAQIHLKDVKREKALRDRLEQGLLSAIPNTEVNGHPTSRLSNTTNIGFKYIEGEAILLSLNKYGICASSGSACTSGSLESSHVLRAMGLPYTILHGSIRFSLSRYTTEAEIDKVLQLMPPIVERLRAISPFSNDQADWLQGREEALAH; from the coding sequence ATGAGTGTGATTTATTTAGATAACAATGCCACAACTCAGGTAGATGCAGAAGTTCTAGCGGCGATGCTGCCTTACCTCACCGAGTTTTACGGCAATCCTTCATCAATGCACACCTTTGGCGGACAAGTAGGTAAAGCTGTACAACAAGCTAGGGGGCAAGTTGCTTTCTTGTTGGGAGCAGAAGAATCAGAAATTATCTTTACCAGTTGCGGTACTGAGGGCAACAATGCAGCTATCAAGGCAGCTTTAGCCGCACAACCGGAAAAGCGTCATATTATTACTACTCAGGTAGAACACGCAGCCATAATTAATGTCTGCAAACAACTGGAAAAACAAGGTTATAAAGTTACCTATTTATCTGTAGATAGTCAGGGACAAATTGATTTGCTGGAACTAGAAGCAGCCTTGACCGGCGATACGGCTTTAGTTTCCACCATGTACGCTAATAATGAAACTGGCGTAGTATTCCCCATCGAACAGATTGGGTTACGGGCGAAAGATGCAGGCGCTATCTTCCATGTCGATGCAGTGCAAGCGGTGGGGAAAGTTCCCCTCAACCTCAAAACTAGCAGCATTGATATGCTTACCCTCTCCGGTCACAAACTCCATGCACCCAAAGGTATCGGTGCGCTGTATATTAGACGCGGTGTGAGATTTCGTCCTCTGTTAGTGGGTGGACACCAAGAGCGAGGACGCAGAGCAGGTACAGAGAATGTTCCAGGGATGATTGCCTTGGGTAAAGCGGCAGAATTAGCCCAGATACACTTAAAAGATGTGAAGCGGGAAAAGGCATTACGCGATCGCCTGGAACAAGGTTTACTATCGGCAATTCCCAATACCGAAGTCAACGGTCATCCTACTTCTAGATTGTCCAACACTACCAATATCGGTTTCAAATACATCGAAGGCGAAGCGATTCTCCTCTCCCTCAATAAATACGGCATCTGTGCATCTTCGGGTTCTGCCTGTACTTCTGGTTCTTTAGAATCTTCCCATGTTTTACGGGCTATGGGCTTACCCTATACCATTCTCCACGGTTCGATTCGCTTCAGCCTTTCACGCTACACCACTGAAGCAGAAATAGATAAAGTCCTCCAACTCATGCCCCCAATTGTTGAACGTCTGCGGGCTATCTCTCCCTTTAGTAATGACCAAGCTGATTGGTTGCAAGGAAGGGAGGAAGCGTTGGCTCATTGA
- the nifU gene encoding Fe-S cluster assembly protein NifU, giving the protein MWEYTEKVLELFYNPKNQGAIADSNEAGVAVVFGEVGSIACGDALRLHLKIEVDTDKILDARFQTFGCTSAIASSSALTELVKGLTLDAALKVTNKEIAEYLGGLPEAKMHCSVMGQEALEAAIFKYRGIPVAAHDDDEGALVCRCFGISESKVRRVIRENNLTTAEQVTSYIKAGGGCGSCLADIDDLISAVIKESAPVGTSYKLSTQIAATTQKQSPRQLTTVQKIALIQKVLDEEVRPLLIADGGDIELYDVQGDNVQVVLQGACGSCPSSTATLKVAVEAKLQERVSQSLRVEAVDPLFSVSRAR; this is encoded by the coding sequence ATGTGGGAATATACAGAGAAGGTATTAGAGCTTTTTTACAATCCCAAAAACCAAGGTGCGATCGCAGATAGTAACGAAGCAGGTGTGGCAGTGGTTTTTGGTGAGGTGGGTAGTATTGCCTGCGGAGATGCTTTGAGACTGCACCTGAAGATAGAAGTAGACACTGATAAAATTCTGGATGCTCGTTTTCAGACCTTTGGTTGTACCAGTGCGATCGCTTCTTCCTCGGCTTTGACTGAGTTAGTTAAGGGTTTAACTTTAGATGCAGCGCTGAAAGTTACCAATAAGGAGATTGCTGAATACCTGGGGGGATTACCAGAAGCCAAGATGCACTGTTCGGTAATGGGGCAAGAAGCTTTAGAAGCAGCGATTTTCAAATATCGAGGTATTCCTGTAGCTGCTCATGATGATGATGAAGGGGCGTTAGTTTGTCGCTGCTTTGGAATCAGCGAGTCTAAAGTTCGCCGTGTGATTCGGGAAAACAACCTCACCACTGCCGAACAGGTAACAAGTTATATCAAAGCTGGTGGCGGTTGCGGTTCTTGTCTAGCTGATATCGATGACCTCATCTCTGCGGTTATCAAGGAATCAGCACCTGTGGGTACTAGCTACAAATTAAGTACACAAATTGCCGCTACTACTCAGAAACAATCCCCACGACAGCTAACAACTGTCCAAAAAATCGCCTTGATTCAAAAAGTTTTGGATGAAGAAGTTAGACCACTACTGATTGCTGATGGGGGAGATATCGAACTGTACGATGTGCAAGGAGATAACGTCCAAGTAGTATTGCAAGGTGCTTGTGGTTCTTGTCCTAGCAGTACCGCCACCCTCAAAGTTGCCGTTGAAGCCAAATTACAAGAGCGTGTTAGCCAAAGCTTGCGAGTAGAAGCAGTTGACCCATTATTCAGTGTCAGTAGAGCTAGATAA
- the nifH gene encoding nitrogenase iron protein — MIDNIRQIAFYGKGGIGKSTTSQNTIAGLAEMGERIMIVGCDPKADSTRLMLHSKAQTTILHLAAERGAVEDLELDEVLLTGYQGVKCVESGGPEPGVGCAGRGIITAINFLEENGAYEDLDFVSYDVLGDVVCGGFAMPIREGKAQEIYIVCSGEMMAMYAANNIARGILKYAHSGGVRLGGLICNSRNVDREVELIEALAERLNTQMIHFVPRNNVVQHAELRRMTVIEYATEHPQANEYRTLAKKIKENTKLTIPTPISMDELEELLVEFGILGGEEEYQKAIAQDAGKAVVV, encoded by the coding sequence ATGATTGACAACATTAGACAAATCGCTTTCTACGGTAAAGGTGGTATCGGTAAATCCACAACCTCGCAAAACACGATCGCTGGTCTTGCAGAAATGGGCGAACGCATCATGATTGTCGGATGCGACCCCAAAGCAGACTCCACTCGTTTGATGTTGCACAGCAAAGCTCAAACTACCATTCTCCACTTAGCTGCGGAACGCGGTGCAGTCGAAGATTTAGAACTGGACGAAGTATTATTGACTGGTTATCAAGGCGTTAAGTGTGTCGAGTCTGGCGGCCCCGAACCCGGTGTGGGTTGCGCTGGACGTGGTATCATCACCGCCATTAACTTCTTAGAAGAAAACGGCGCTTACGAAGACCTCGATTTCGTTTCTTACGACGTATTAGGCGACGTTGTTTGTGGTGGTTTCGCCATGCCAATTCGGGAGGGGAAAGCACAAGAAATCTATATCGTTTGCTCCGGTGAGATGATGGCGATGTATGCGGCAAACAACATTGCTCGCGGTATTTTGAAATATGCTCACTCCGGTGGTGTACGCTTGGGTGGTCTCATCTGCAACAGCCGTAATGTTGACCGAGAAGTCGAATTGATTGAAGCATTGGCTGAAAGACTCAATACCCAAATGATTCACTTTGTCCCTCGCAACAACGTAGTACAACACGCAGAACTGCGCCGGATGACAGTAATTGAATACGCTACCGAACATCCCCAAGCCAACGAATACCGCACCTTGGCGAAGAAAATCAAAGAAAATACCAAACTGACCATCCCCACCCCCATCTCAATGGACGAATTGGAAGAACTGCTGGTGGAGTTCGGTATTCTTGGCGGCGAAGAAGAATATCAAAAAGCGATCGCTCAAGACGCAGGCAAAGCAGTAGTAGTCTAA
- the nifD gene encoding nitrogenase molybdenum-iron protein alpha chain — translation MSPTESLNETTPVVDKKELIQDVLQAYPEKSRKRREKHLNVYEEGKSDCGVKSNIKSVPGTMTTRGCAYAGSKGVVWGPIKDMIHISHGPVGCGYYSWSGRRNYYIGTTGIDTFGTMQFTSDFQERDIVFGGDKKLAKLIDEIEELFPLNRGISIQSECPIGLIGDDIEAVAKKKTKDTGKTVVPVRCEGFRGVSQSLGHHIANDTIRDWVFPKADKAKKEGTLGFEPGPYDVAIIGDYNIGGDAWSSRILLEEIGLRVVAQWSGDGTLHEMMLTPSVKLNLVHCYRSMNYIARHMEETYGIPWLEYNFFGPTQIAKSLREIAAKFDETIQAKTEEVIAKYEAQTKAVLDKYRSRLEGKTVALMVGGLRPRHVVPAFEDLGMKLIGTGYEFGHNDDYKRTTHYVENGTLIYDDVSAYEFEQFVKALKPDLIASGIKEKYVFQKMALPFRQMHSWDYSGPYHGYDGFAIFARDMDLALNSPTWSLIGAPWKK, via the coding sequence ATGTCACCTACCGAATCTTTAAACGAAACAACGCCAGTCGTTGATAAAAAAGAACTTATTCAAGATGTGCTACAAGCCTATCCCGAAAAATCACGTAAAAGACGGGAAAAGCACCTCAACGTTTACGAAGAAGGCAAATCAGATTGCGGCGTTAAATCCAACATCAAATCAGTTCCCGGTACAATGACCACCCGTGGTTGCGCCTATGCAGGTTCTAAAGGTGTGGTTTGGGGGCCAATCAAGGACATGATCCACATCAGTCACGGCCCGGTCGGTTGCGGTTACTACTCCTGGTCTGGTCGTCGTAACTATTATATCGGTACTACTGGTATCGATACCTTCGGCACAATGCAGTTTACCTCCGATTTCCAAGAACGGGACATCGTATTTGGTGGAGATAAAAAACTCGCCAAACTCATCGATGAAATTGAAGAACTATTCCCCCTCAATCGTGGTATTTCCATACAATCCGAATGTCCCATCGGTTTAATTGGAGACGACATCGAAGCCGTTGCCAAGAAGAAAACCAAAGATACTGGCAAAACCGTTGTTCCTGTACGTTGCGAAGGCTTCCGGGGTGTGTCTCAGTCCCTGGGACACCACATTGCTAACGACACCATCCGCGACTGGGTATTCCCCAAAGCCGACAAAGCCAAGAAAGAAGGCACACTCGGATTTGAACCAGGCCCTTACGATGTAGCAATCATCGGTGATTACAACATCGGCGGTGATGCTTGGTCTAGTCGCATCCTCTTAGAAGAAATCGGGTTGCGCGTTGTAGCGCAGTGGTCTGGCGACGGCACACTTCATGAGATGATGCTTACCCCCAGCGTGAAACTGAACTTAGTTCACTGCTATCGCTCCATGAACTACATCGCCCGCCACATGGAAGAAACCTATGGTATTCCGTGGTTAGAATACAACTTCTTCGGCCCCACTCAAATTGCTAAGTCATTACGAGAAATTGCAGCCAAGTTTGACGAAACCATTCAAGCAAAAACAGAAGAAGTCATCGCTAAGTATGAAGCCCAAACCAAGGCTGTGCTTGACAAGTACCGCTCCCGCTTAGAAGGAAAAACCGTTGCACTCATGGTTGGTGGTCTACGTCCTCGCCACGTTGTACCAGCATTTGAAGACCTGGGTATGAAGCTAATTGGTACAGGATATGAATTTGGTCACAACGACGACTACAAACGCACTACCCACTACGTAGAAAACGGCACTCTGATTTACGATGACGTATCTGCTTATGAGTTCGAGCAGTTCGTTAAAGCACTCAAGCCCGATTTAATTGCCTCTGGTATTAAAGAGAAGTACGTCTTCCAAAAAATGGCGCTTCCCTTCCGGCAAATGCACTCATGGGATTATTCCGGGCCATACCACGGCTACGACGGATTCGCCATCTTCGCCCGTGACATGGATCTAGCTCTCAACAGCCCCACCTGGAGTTTGATTGGCGCTCCTTGGAAGAAGTAA
- the nifK gene encoding nitrogenase molybdenum-iron protein subunit beta, producing MAQNDVNKIKDHAELFQQQEYQELFQAKKEFECGHNPEEVTRIAEWTKTWEYREKNFARQALTVNPAKACQPLGSILAAVGFEGTLPFVHGSQGCVAYFRSHLTRHFKEPFSAVSSSMTEDAAVFGGLKNLVEGLAVSYNLYKPKMIAVCTTCMAEVIGDDLQAFIRTAKEEGAVPEDFPVPYAHTPSFVGSHILGYDNMMKGILSNLTARKKKETTNGKINFIPGFETYIGNLREIKRIANVMGINYTLLADNSEYLDSPNNGEYNMYPGGTKLEDAADSINAEATIALQAYATTKTREYIEHEWQHKTYVNRPVGIRGTDEFLMKLSALTGKPIPQELEDERGRAVDALTDSQAWLHGKRVAMYGDPDLVIGLTQFLLEVGAEPVHIVVSNSNEHFEAELRALLDSSPFGQGATIHGGRDLWHMRSLLFTEPVDLLIGNSYGKYLWRDTKTPFVRIGYPIFDRHHLHRYATYGYQGTINLLNWIVNTILDELDRNTIIPSKTDISYDLIR from the coding sequence ATGGCTCAAAATGATGTAAACAAGATTAAGGATCACGCCGAACTTTTCCAACAGCAAGAATATCAAGAATTATTTCAAGCCAAGAAAGAGTTTGAATGTGGACACAACCCCGAAGAAGTTACCCGCATTGCTGAGTGGACAAAAACCTGGGAATACCGCGAAAAGAACTTTGCTCGTCAAGCTTTGACCGTTAACCCTGCGAAAGCTTGTCAACCTCTAGGCTCAATTTTGGCAGCCGTGGGTTTTGAAGGTACACTACCTTTCGTACATGGTTCTCAAGGTTGCGTTGCTTACTTCCGTAGTCACTTAACCCGCCACTTCAAAGAACCGTTTTCTGCTGTATCCTCCTCTATGACAGAAGATGCAGCCGTATTCGGTGGTCTAAAAAACCTGGTTGAAGGTTTAGCAGTTTCCTACAACCTATATAAGCCCAAGATGATTGCTGTCTGCACTACCTGCATGGCAGAGGTAATAGGAGATGACCTGCAAGCTTTTATCAGAACTGCAAAAGAGGAAGGTGCTGTGCCTGAAGACTTCCCAGTTCCTTATGCTCACACCCCCAGCTTTGTAGGTTCCCATATTTTGGGTTACGACAATATGATGAAGGGGATTCTGTCGAATTTGACAGCCAGGAAGAAGAAAGAAACCACGAACGGCAAAATCAACTTTATTCCAGGATTTGAAACCTATATTGGCAACCTGCGCGAAATTAAACGGATTGCCAATGTGATGGGAATTAACTACACCTTGTTGGCAGATAACTCAGAATACCTGGATTCTCCAAATAACGGGGAATACAATATGTATCCTGGCGGAACTAAGCTAGAGGATGCGGCTGATTCCATCAATGCAGAAGCGACCATTGCCCTGCAAGCTTACGCCACTACTAAAACTCGTGAGTACATCGAACACGAATGGCAGCACAAGACTTATGTTAACCGTCCAGTCGGAATTCGTGGCACTGATGAATTTCTGATGAAACTGTCGGCGTTAACTGGCAAGCCAATTCCCCAAGAATTAGAAGATGAACGCGGACGCGCTGTGGATGCCTTGACCGATTCTCAAGCATGGTTGCACGGTAAGCGCGTGGCGATGTATGGCGATCCTGATTTGGTGATTGGTTTGACACAATTCCTGTTAGAAGTCGGTGCAGAACCAGTTCACATCGTTGTCAGCAATAGTAACGAACATTTTGAAGCAGAACTGCGGGCATTACTGGACTCTAGCCCCTTTGGTCAAGGTGCTACTATCCACGGTGGGCGTGACCTGTGGCACATGAGGTCTTTGCTATTCACCGAACCTGTAGACTTGCTCATCGGTAACTCCTACGGTAAATATCTCTGGCGCGACACCAAAACCCCATTTGTACGGATTGGCTACCCCATCTTTGACCGCCACCACCTACACCGCTACGCCACCTACGGCTACCAAGGCACAATCAACCTACTCAACTGGATAGTTAACACCATTCTGGATGAGTTGGATCGTAACACCATCATTCCATCCAAAACCGATATTTCCTACGACTTGATTCGATAG
- a CDS encoding Mo-dependent nitrogenase C-terminal domain-containing protein, with protein MSTIIHTPENFDILSPLRRWVDQIQVCDRRTAHLICRLIPCCCPFERTLTLLGHTIHIPPLCKLNPLYDEFIALRFRSLSYLSDECGEDITRYIC; from the coding sequence ATGAGTACCATCATCCACACCCCCGAAAACTTCGATATTCTCTCCCCCCTACGCCGATGGGTAGATCAAATTCAAGTGTGCGATCGCCGTACCGCCCATCTAATTTGCCGCCTCATTCCCTGCTGCTGTCCCTTTGAACGAACCCTTACATTGCTGGGACACACCATCCACATCCCCCCACTCTGCAAACTCAATCCCCTCTACGACGAATTTATAGCCTTACGCTTCCGCAGCCTCTCCTACCTCTCTGATGAATGCGGCGAAGATATCACCAGATACATCTGCTAG
- a CDS encoding bifunctional nitrogenase iron-molybdenum cofactor biosynthesis protein NifEN: MKITQGKINELLSEPGCEHNHHKHGQKKNKSCHQQAQPGAAQGGCAFDGASIALVPITDAAHLVHGPIACSGNSWGGRGSLSSGSHLYKMGFTTDLSENDIIFGGEKKLYKAILEVQQRYQPAAVFVYSTCVTALIGDDLDPVCEAAAKKTGIPVIPVNSPGFIGSKNLGNRVGGEALLEYVIGSAEPEYTTPLDINLIGEYNIAGELWGVLPLFEKLGIRVLAKITGNAKYKEVQYAHRAKLNVMICSKALINVARKMEERYGIPYIEESFYGVDDMNRCLRNIAAKLGDQGLQERVEQLIAQETAALDIALAIYRDRLKGKRVVLYTGGVKSWSIISAAKDLGMEVVATSSKKSTEEDKARIRDLLGKDGIVMEKGNAQELLRVIAQTKADMLIAGGRNQYTALKARIPFLDINQERHHPYAGYVGMVEMARELDEALYSPVWGQVRKSALWQEGVGEQRSRGAEEQRGKTVVQNSHKSVAVNPLKQSQPLGAALAFLGLKGVMPLFHGSQGCTAFAKVMLVRHFREAIPLSTTAMTEVTTILGGEDNIEQAILTLVEKSKPEIIGLLTTGLTETRGDDMEGILRSIRKRHPELYDLPIIFASTPDFQGALQDGFATAVESIVKEIPQPGETRLDQINILVSSAFTPGDIQEIKEIVSAFGLETIVVPDHSTSLDGHLDDSYSAVTGGGTTLAELRQMGSSVFTLALGESMRRAAESLQTQFGIPYEVFPQLTGLDAVDNFLQGLVDISGNAVPEKYRHQRRQLQDAMLDTHFYFGRKRVSLALEPDLLWSIASFLASMGAEIHAAVTTTKSPLLEKLPVEKVTIGDLEDFERLAVGSDLVIANSHGKAISRRLQTSFYRLGFPIFDRLGNGQRCTVGYRGTTQLLFDIGNLFLEAEEEKAKH, translated from the coding sequence ATGAAAATCACCCAAGGCAAAATTAACGAGCTGCTAAGTGAGCCAGGATGCGAACACAATCACCACAAACATGGGCAGAAAAAAAACAAATCCTGTCATCAACAAGCCCAACCTGGTGCAGCACAAGGAGGTTGTGCTTTTGATGGCGCATCAATCGCCCTCGTTCCCATTACTGATGCAGCTCATTTAGTCCACGGGCCGATCGCCTGCTCTGGTAATTCTTGGGGTGGTCGTGGTAGTCTTTCCTCTGGTTCCCATCTCTACAAAATGGGTTTTACAACCGACCTGAGTGAGAATGATATTATCTTCGGTGGCGAAAAGAAGCTGTACAAAGCCATCTTGGAGGTACAGCAACGCTATCAACCTGCGGCAGTTTTTGTCTACTCCACTTGTGTTACAGCATTGATTGGTGATGATTTGGATCCAGTCTGTGAAGCCGCAGCCAAGAAAACAGGTATACCTGTAATCCCTGTCAATTCCCCCGGTTTTATTGGTAGTAAAAACCTTGGTAATCGTGTCGGTGGGGAAGCCTTACTAGAATATGTTATCGGTAGTGCTGAACCAGAATATACAACACCATTAGATATCAACCTCATTGGTGAGTACAACATTGCCGGCGAATTGTGGGGTGTTCTGCCCTTATTTGAAAAATTAGGTATTCGTGTCCTCGCTAAAATTACGGGTAATGCTAAGTATAAAGAAGTGCAATATGCTCACCGCGCCAAGCTGAATGTGATGATTTGCTCCAAAGCCCTGATCAACGTGGCAAGAAAGATGGAGGAGCGCTATGGCATTCCCTACATTGAAGAATCTTTCTATGGCGTGGATGACATGAATCGCTGTTTGCGGAATATTGCTGCTAAATTAGGTGATCAAGGTCTGCAAGAACGAGTAGAACAGTTAATTGCCCAAGAAACTGCTGCTTTAGATATTGCTTTGGCTATTTATCGCGATCGCCTCAAAGGTAAACGTGTTGTTCTTTATACCGGAGGTGTGAAAAGTTGGTCAATTATCTCGGCGGCTAAGGACTTGGGGATGGAAGTTGTCGCCACTAGCAGCAAGAAAAGTACCGAGGAGGATAAAGCTAGAATTAGAGACTTACTGGGCAAAGATGGCATCGTCATGGAAAAAGGCAATGCTCAAGAACTGTTACGAGTAATCGCCCAAACAAAAGCCGATATGCTGATTGCTGGTGGTCGCAATCAATACACTGCCCTAAAAGCCCGCATCCCCTTTTTAGATATTAACCAAGAACGGCATCATCCCTATGCTGGCTATGTGGGTATGGTGGAAATGGCGCGAGAACTGGATGAAGCCCTTTATAGTCCAGTATGGGGGCAGGTGCGTAAGTCGGCATTGTGGCAGGAGGGAGTAGGGGAGCAGAGGAGCAGGGGAGCAGAGGAGCAGAGGGGGAAAACTGTAGTCCAAAATTCGCATAAATCGGTTGCGGTTAATCCTTTGAAGCAAAGTCAACCTTTGGGTGCAGCCTTGGCATTTTTAGGTTTGAAAGGTGTAATGCCTTTGTTTCATGGTTCCCAGGGTTGTACTGCCTTCGCCAAAGTCATGTTAGTGCGGCATTTTCGGGAAGCTATTCCCTTATCCACCACTGCTATGACTGAAGTTACTACGATTTTGGGTGGTGAGGATAATATTGAGCAGGCTATCCTGACTTTGGTTGAGAAGTCAAAGCCAGAAATCATTGGTCTGTTAACTACCGGACTTACGGAAACCAGAGGGGATGATATGGAAGGTATCCTCAGAAGTATCCGCAAACGCCACCCAGAATTATATGATTTGCCGATAATATTTGCTTCTACTCCAGATTTTCAGGGTGCATTGCAGGATGGTTTTGCCACCGCAGTCGAAAGCATAGTTAAGGAAATTCCCCAACCGGGAGAAACCAGACTAGACCAAATCAATATTTTGGTGAGTTCTGCCTTTACCCCAGGGGATATACAGGAAATTAAAGAGATTGTCTCAGCTTTTGGACTAGAAACGATTGTTGTCCCTGATCATTCCACCTCCCTTGATGGACACTTGGATGATTCCTACAGTGCGGTGACTGGTGGTGGTACAACTTTGGCAGAACTGCGACAGATGGGTAGTTCGGTGTTTACCCTTGCACTAGGCGAAAGTATGCGCCGTGCAGCCGAGAGTTTGCAAACACAGTTTGGCATTCCTTACGAGGTGTTTCCTCAACTGACTGGGTTAGATGCAGTGGATAACTTCTTGCAAGGGTTGGTAGATATTAGTGGTAATGCAGTTCCAGAAAAATATCGCCACCAACGCCGTCAGTTGCAAGATGCGATGCTAGATACTCACTTTTACTTTGGGCGTAAGCGGGTATCGTTAGCACTAGAACCTGATTTGTTGTGGTCGATCGCCTCGTTTTTGGCATCAATGGGTGCGGAAATTCACGCCGCAGTGACTACTACAAAGTCGCCGCTTTTAGAAAAACTGCCAGTGGAAAAAGTCACTATTGGGGATTTGGAAGACTTTGAGCGACTTGCTGTAGGGTCTGATTTGGTCATTGCTAATTCTCATGGTAAAGCCATTTCCCGCCGTCTACAAACTTCTTTTTATCGTCTTGGTTTTCCTATTTTTGACCGCTTGGGTAATGGACAGCGTTGTACTGTCGGCTATCGAGGTACTACACAACTTTTGTTTGATATTGGCAATTTATTTCTGGAAGCAGAAGAAGAAAAAGCCAAGCATTAG